One Phyllostomus discolor isolate MPI-MPIP mPhyDis1 chromosome 10, mPhyDis1.pri.v3, whole genome shotgun sequence genomic window carries:
- the LOC114507735 gene encoding cytochrome c oxidase assembly factor 1 homolog, protein MSYSSSAADLHYPMEVVDLPSCSVSPFCWEGIRMPVPLGKLVFFTSVMTSGGCALVYYLVQKTFSRASYYQLALEQLHSHSEALEALGTPLNIHYLQLTDKYNFVDIADAQLKIPVSGSRSAGHLYVISSRDGPFNRWHLQEVLLELKDGQQIPMFKLREENGDEVNKE, encoded by the exons ATGTCATATTCCTCCTCAGCTGCTGATTTGCATTACCCCATGGAGGTTGTGGACCTACCCAGCTGTTCAGTCTCTCCTTTCTGCTGGGAAG GAATCAGGATGCCAGTGCCTCTGGGAAAACTGGTATTTTTTACCAGTGTGATGACTAGTGGGGGCTGTGCTCTTGTGTATTACCTTGTACAAA AAACTTTTTCCAGGGCTTCCTATTACCAGTTGGCATTGGAGCAGTTGCATAGCCACTCTGAGGCTCTGGAAGCTCTGGGCACTCCTCTCAACATTCACTATCTTCAACTCACTGACAAGTACAACTTCGTGGACATTGCTGATGCCCAG TTGAAGATTCCTGTCTCTGGATCCAGATCAGCGGGCCATCTCTATGTTATCTCATCCAGAGATGGTCCCTTTAACAG GTGGCACCTTCAAGAGGTCTTGTTAGAGCTCAAGGATGGTCAGCAGATTCCCATGTTCAAGCTCAGAGAGGAGAATGGTGATGAAGTAAACAAGGAGTAA